The DNA sequence TTGCAAAGGTATGGATCGCAATGTTGATCGAACGAGCGCTGACGAAATCGGACTTGCCACTGCTGGCGCTGATCGACCGCAGTGAGTTGGTCGAGGAGTGCTATCGCGTAGAGAACGGTGAGCTGATTCTGTATCCGGCGCGTTTTGACATGCGCGGATGGCCCGAAGGGGAGGCGGAGGAGAATGCGCGGGTATTGGAAAAATGCTGGCGCAGCGGCGGGTGGCTACACGGACTATTCGATGGAGAGACGTTGGTGGCGGCGGTGGTTGTGGATAACCGGGTTATTCACAATCAGGGCCTGAACATGCGGCAGTTGAAGTTTTTGCACATCAGCCGTGCCCGGCGTGGGCAGGGATTGGGCGGACGGTTGTTCGCCTTGGCTTGCGAGCATGGCCGAGAGGTCGGCGCCGAGGCGTTGTACGTCTCGGCGACCGAGTCGCGCAATACCGTGGAGTTCTATCAGCGCCACGGTTGCCGGTTGCTGGCATAACCGGATCCCGAGTTGTTTGATCTTGAACCCCACGATATCCACTTTTACTGTCGCCTGGACTGACGCCATCGCGAGCAAGCTCGCTCCCACAGGTTTTCCGTTGTACACAAACTCTGTGATCAATCGATATCCATGTGGGAGCTGGCTTGCCAGCGATGAGGCCCGATCTGACGTCAGAGAATCATCAAGGGTACTTGCGCTTGTCCGGCGCCGGCGGGAAGTACTGGTACAACCAGGTCTCGCTCAGCGTGCGGTCGTTGGTGCGGATGAACAGGCGCAGTTCCACGGGATCGACGCTGTCGTTGGTCGGGTACCAGTCGAACAGGATCCGGTAACCCTTGATGTCATCCAGCACCAGCACGCTGAAGTCCTGCACCTTGCCGTTGGAGCAAGTGACCACCGGTTCGATCCCGGTACCCTGCGGCAGGCGATCCAGACCGCCACCGGTGAAGTCCACGGCGAAACGACGGGCCCAGACGGGCGGGTAGTGCTCGCCCGGAGCCCAGCCCTCGACGAATCCACCCATGCCCGAACGGGTCGCATGTACCCGCGCCAGCGGCGTGCCGACCGGCGGCAGGGCGCTCCAGTAGAGCTTGTAGCCGTAGTTCAGCGAGTCGCCGGCCGCTACCGGTTTCTTCGGCGTCCAGAACGCAACGATGTTGTCGAGGGTTTCACCGGTTGTAGGAATTTCCAGCAGATCGATGGAGCCTTCGCCCCACGCGGTTGTAGGTTCTACCCACAGGCTCGGACGCTTGCTGTACCAATCGACAGTGTCCTGGTAGTTGGCGAATTCGTGATCGGTCTGCACCAGACCGAAACCTTTCGGATCGGTGTCGGCGAAGGCGTTGAATTGCAGGGTCGCCGGATTGTTCAGCGGGCGGCAGATCCACTCGCCGTTGCCGCGCCACATGGCCAGACGATCCGAGTCATGGATTTGCGGGTGAATGGTGTCGCACATCCGGCGCTCGTGGGTGCCGCAGCTGAACATGCTGGTCATCGGCGCGATGCCCAGTTGTTCGATGGCGGTG is a window from the Pseudomonas gozinkensis genome containing:
- a CDS encoding glucan biosynthesis protein D; the protein is MHRRNLLKASMAIAAYTGLSASGLLAARAWAASGGAADGEAQAFDFETLKRQAKQLAGSAYQDTKQVLPPTLATMTPQNFNAIRYDGEHSLWKENKGQLDVQFFHVGMGFRQPVRMYSVDPKTRTAREVHFRPQLFNYENTSVDTQQLKGDLGFAGFKLFKAPELDRHDVVSFLGASYFRAVDATGQYGLSARGLAVDTYAKKREEFPDFTKFWFETPDQNATRFVVYALLDSPSATGAYRFDIDCQAERVVMEVDAHINARTAIEQLGIAPMTSMFSCGTHERRMCDTIHPQIHDSDRLAMWRGNGEWICRPLNNPATLQFNAFADTDPKGFGLVQTDHEFANYQDTVDWYSKRPSLWVEPTTAWGEGSIDLLEIPTTGETLDNIVAFWTPKKPVAAGDSLNYGYKLYWSALPPVGTPLARVHATRSGMGGFVEGWAPGEHYPPVWARRFAVDFTGGGLDRLPQGTGIEPVVTCSNGKVQDFSVLVLDDIKGYRILFDWYPTNDSVDPVELRLFIRTNDRTLSETWLYQYFPPAPDKRKYP
- a CDS encoding GNAT family N-acetyltransferase — protein: MLIERALTKSDLPLLALIDRSELVEECYRVENGELILYPARFDMRGWPEGEAEENARVLEKCWRSGGWLHGLFDGETLVAAVVVDNRVIHNQGLNMRQLKFLHISRARRGQGLGGRLFALACEHGREVGAEALYVSATESRNTVEFYQRHGCRLLA